The Candidatus Vesicomyosocius sp. SY067_SCS001 genome includes a window with the following:
- a CDS encoding HesB/IscA family protein, with amino-acid sequence MIIITKKASDEIILSTHNPENKGLLIRFFVDKTDDGFQYFMGFDDRNDSDIHLKSNGIEYIFAYDQKVLLEGMVVDFDQIDKNSDYHFVFMNPNDPNYEPPEKECAPDKLNNK; translated from the coding sequence ATGATTATAATTACAAAAAAGGCGTCGGATGAAATCATTTTATCAACTCATAATCCAGAAAATAAAGGACTTTTGATTCGCTTTTTTGTCGATAAAACTGATGATGGTTTTCAATATTTTATGGGTTTTGATGATCGTAATGACAGCGATATCCACCTTAAATCTAATGGTATTGAGTATATTTTTGCTTATGATCAAAAAGTATTACTTGAAGGTATGGTGGTGGATTTTGACCAGATAGATAAAAATAGCGATTATCATTTTGTATTTATGAACCCAAACGATCCAAATTATGAACCACCAGAAAAGGAATGTGCACCTGATAAGTTAAATAACAAGTAG
- the dsrK gene encoding sulfate reduction electron transfer complex DsrMKJOP subunit DsrK, which produces MVKEFDIPALPTYLETPKLKEGVMDGEGPFKSAQEFQNPLGFPGEKVDNWQKVAIDKIGEIKSKYRSVQVFLDSCVKCGACTDKCHYFLGSSDPKNMPVARQDLFRSVYRRYFTFAGKYFPKLVGAKELDNDMLDDWYNYFHQCSQCRRCSVFCPYGIDTAEISMAAREVLDVVGIGQKYCNQILGKALTIGNNLGLPEPALRDTLLDLEEEIEEETGGIAVKYPLDQKGAEILLITPSADFFAEPHIDGLIGYGKVFHQDGVSWTLSSYASEGANFGMFIGSYDVMRKAALRIRKAALDLEVSRVMVGECGHAWRVAYSFWNTLSGVGVGAADEFSQKLQDQLDHRYPQPQHIIEYTHDLIQRGKLVFDKSANDDRTVTFHDSCNVARATNMGGILGGQFILPREVIKSVCNNYVDMERSTIKESTFCCGGGGGLLTDDLMEIRVKGAMPRMQALKTVEKDNGVNTLAAICAICKSQFSKVLPKFDFDPYMIVSVHQLVSEAIIMDKRKIEVQEDKSEVD; this is translated from the coding sequence ATGGTAAAAGAATTTGACATTCCGGCATTACCTACTTATCTTGAAACTCCTAAGTTAAAAGAAGGTGTTATGGATGGTGAAGGACCATTTAAATCTGCACAAGAATTTCAAAATCCATTAGGATTTCCTGGTGAAAAAGTAGACAATTGGCAGAAAGTTGCTATTGATAAAATAGGTGAGATTAAGTCTAAATATCGCTCCGTGCAAGTATTTTTAGATTCATGTGTTAAATGTGGTGCTTGCACTGATAAGTGTCATTACTTTTTAGGTTCTTCAGATCCGAAAAATATGCCGGTTGCACGTCAAGATTTGTTTAGAAGCGTGTATCGTCGCTATTTTACTTTTGCAGGTAAATATTTCCCTAAGTTGGTAGGTGCTAAGGAATTAGACAATGATATGTTGGATGATTGGTATAACTATTTTCATCAATGTTCACAGTGTCGTCGTTGTTCAGTATTCTGTCCATACGGTATTGATACAGCTGAAATTTCAATGGCAGCTCGTGAGGTTCTTGATGTGGTTGGTATAGGTCAAAAATACTGTAATCAAATCTTAGGTAAGGCTTTAACAATTGGTAATAACTTAGGTTTGCCTGAACCAGCTTTGCGTGATACATTGCTTGATCTTGAGGAAGAAATTGAAGAAGAGACAGGAGGAATTGCTGTTAAATATCCATTGGACCAAAAAGGCGCTGAAATTTTATTAATTACTCCATCAGCAGATTTTTTTGCTGAACCTCATATTGATGGGTTAATTGGTTATGGTAAGGTATTCCATCAGGATGGAGTGAGTTGGACGTTAAGTTCATATGCTTCTGAAGGGGCTAACTTCGGTATGTTTATTGGTTCTTATGATGTTATGCGTAAAGCTGCTTTACGAATACGTAAAGCAGCTCTTGATTTAGAAGTGTCCCGGGTTATGGTAGGTGAGTGTGGACATGCTTGGCGTGTTGCTTATAGTTTTTGGAATACTTTATCGGGTGTAGGTGTGGGTGCTGCTGATGAATTTAGTCAAAAATTACAAGATCAATTAGATCATCGTTATCCTCAACCACAACATATTATTGAATATACTCATGATTTAATTCAAAGAGGTAAGTTAGTATTTGATAAGTCTGCTAATGATGATCGTACAGTTACTTTCCATGATTCGTGTAATGTTGCACGCGCAACCAATATGGGCGGTATTTTAGGTGGTCAATTTATTTTGCCACGTGAAGTTATTAAATCTGTATGTAATAATTATGTTGATATGGAGCGTAGCACTATTAAAGAGTCAACTTTTTGTTGTGGTGGTGGAGGAGGTTTGCTAACAGACGATTTAATGGAAATTCGTGTAAAAGGTGCAATGCCAAGAATGCAAGCACTGAAAACAGTTGAAAAAGACAATGGCGTGAATACATTAGCTGCTATTTGTGCTATCTGTAAGTCGCAGTTTTCTAAGGTGCTTCCTAAATTTGATTTTGATCCATATATGATTGTGAGTGTTCATCAATTAGTGAGTGAGGCGATTATTATGGATAAGCGAAAAATAGAAGTTCAGGAGGATAAATCAGAAGTTGACTGA
- a CDS encoding sulfur reduction protein DsrJ codes for MNRFLVVFLSLLVSSVFAYIDEYANLGEQASSIKVSGKVFHESPSIIRKMHPELLRHKRNKTLRKGIRTNEYSLKGCVSCHVNKNKINNQYYSVDKKGQFCSDCHKKVGVSFDCFSCHRTVPRESLL; via the coding sequence ATGAATCGTTTTTTGGTTGTTTTTTTAAGTTTGTTGGTAAGTAGTGTATTTGCGTATATTGACGAATATGCTAATCTTGGTGAACAAGCTAGTTCTATTAAAGTATCCGGTAAAGTATTTCATGAAAGTCCTTCAATTATTCGAAAAATGCATCCTGAATTATTACGTCATAAACGTAATAAAACCTTGCGTAAAGGTATACGAACAAATGAATATTCTTTAAAAGGTTGTGTTTCGTGCCATGTTAATAAAAATAAGATAAACAATCAATATTACTCAGTTGATAAGAAAGGTCAATTTTGTTCAGATTGTCATAAGAAAGTCGGTGTTAGTTTTGATTGTTTCAGTTGTCATCGTACGGTTCCAAGGGAAAGTTTATTATGA
- the dsrO gene encoding sulfate reduction electron transfer complex DsrMKJOP subunit DsrO — protein sequence MNKTLNRRDFIKIMNATTTGVAIVASGITLTTFASVNEIPVTNKKRWGLLIDTNKLTETDIDGMVNACQQEQGWGTETHSTASQKPGWIKKLKVKDKATNKVSNLALMCQHCEEPPCVDVCPTNASMKREDGIVLVDKHLCIGCRYCMMACPYDARSFVHETLNNQKEHMPRGKGTVEACTMCVHKIDKGETPACVESVNSEAVIFGNLYDESSQINQTLKIIQSSQIRSDLNLNTGVRYSGI from the coding sequence ATGAATAAAACATTAAATCGTCGAGATTTTATTAAAATCATGAATGCAACAACGACAGGGGTTGCTATAGTTGCTAGTGGTATTACACTTACCACATTTGCTAGTGTTAATGAAATACCTGTTACCAATAAAAAGCGTTGGGGCTTGTTGATTGATACCAATAAGTTAACTGAGACTGATATTGATGGCATGGTTAATGCTTGTCAACAAGAACAAGGTTGGGGTACTGAAACACACTCAACAGCTAGTCAAAAACCAGGCTGGATTAAAAAACTAAAGGTTAAAGATAAAGCAACTAATAAAGTAAGTAATCTTGCACTTATGTGTCAGCATTGTGAAGAACCGCCTTGTGTTGATGTTTGTCCAACCAACGCTTCTATGAAACGTGAAGATGGGATTGTGTTGGTAGATAAGCATTTATGTATTGGTTGTCGTTATTGTATGATGGCTTGTCCATATGATGCACGTTCATTTGTACATGAAACATTAAACAATCAGAAAGAACATATGCCTCGTGGTAAAGGCACAGTTGAAGCTTGTACGATGTGTGTACACAAGATTGACAAAGGCGAAACACCTGCTTGTGTTGAAAGTGTTAATAGCGAAGCTGTCATTTTTGGTAATTTGTATGATGAATCAAGCCAAATAAACCAAACCCTGAAAATAATTCAATCTTCACAAATCAGGTCAGATCTTAATCTAAATACTGGCGTGCGCTATAGTGGTATTTAA
- a CDS encoding NAD(P)-binding protein produces the protein MQKNPYGMPTKSDNHTFRLYTNDGDEQKTVPWSQKIFKEDTSHKCPTYVTQTPPCQGSCPSGHNVRGWLDIVRGMEKPSGELSWQEYAFQRSTDSNPFPSIMGRVCPAPCEDGCNRNEVENTVGINAVEQFIGDNAKVEGYTFTINAKDTGKKVAIIGGGCGGLTTALKLRRQGHSVTIFEKYNQLGGMMMYGIPDYRVPRDVLSYEIDRIINTGVETRMNTKVGIDITIDELEKKFDAVLFAIGAMSGRTLPVPGGKATNCVSGIAFLEAYNQGRLRHITGKVICIGGGDTSIDVVSVARRLGNINNAAEKDRPEHIIFSDTTHDVVDTSKRLGADVLLTTRSTVVNMPAAQEEIDDATREGVEIQGQLQPVEVITGKDGRATALRMIRLEEDGSTPIKGSEFDIECELIVSAIGQGVDSEGIDISFFNKHGFIDADKNYQVPNKPGFFVCGDVIRPHLLTTAIGQASVVAESIGDYLSGSEQHTRPKVDVSYFDLMEKLKEWDLAPKSYKSGSDVATATDSANFAVHNYEDRAFASIIPHTELFLGHFDHEQQNQRNHKLVDVDNVLGNFNERLIGYTEKEAQKEASRCMSCGLCFECDNCVMYCPQDAVFKVKKDKATLGRYVDTDYNKCIGCHICADVCPTGYIQMGLGE, from the coding sequence ATGCAGAAGAATCCGTATGGTATGCCAACTAAAAGCGATAACCATACATTTAGATTGTATACGAATGATGGTGATGAGCAAAAAACAGTACCATGGAGTCAAAAGATTTTTAAAGAAGATACTTCTCATAAGTGTCCTACTTATGTTACCCAAACACCACCTTGTCAAGGTTCGTGCCCTTCAGGACATAATGTTCGTGGATGGTTAGATATTGTTCGTGGTATGGAGAAGCCTTCTGGTGAACTATCTTGGCAAGAGTATGCATTTCAAAGATCTACAGATTCAAATCCATTTCCATCAATAATGGGTCGTGTTTGTCCAGCACCTTGTGAGGATGGTTGTAATCGTAATGAAGTTGAGAATACAGTTGGTATTAATGCGGTTGAACAGTTTATTGGTGATAATGCAAAAGTTGAGGGTTATACATTTACAATTAATGCTAAAGACACGGGTAAAAAAGTGGCTATTATTGGTGGTGGTTGTGGTGGCTTAACAACAGCACTTAAATTACGTCGTCAAGGTCATAGCGTAACTATATTTGAAAAATACAATCAACTAGGTGGAATGATGATGTACGGAATTCCTGATTATCGTGTGCCCCGTGATGTGTTATCTTATGAGATTGACCGTATTATCAATACAGGTGTTGAAACTAGAATGAATACCAAAGTTGGTATTGATATTACTATTGATGAATTAGAGAAAAAGTTTGATGCAGTTTTATTTGCGATAGGTGCTATGAGTGGTCGTACATTGCCTGTACCAGGAGGTAAAGCAACAAATTGTGTTTCTGGTATTGCTTTTCTTGAAGCGTATAATCAAGGTCGTTTAAGGCATATTACAGGTAAAGTAATTTGTATTGGTGGGGGTGATACATCTATTGATGTTGTATCAGTCGCACGTCGTTTGGGTAATATTAATAATGCTGCTGAGAAAGATCGTCCTGAACATATTATTTTTAGTGATACAACACATGATGTGGTTGATACCTCTAAGCGCTTAGGTGCAGATGTATTATTAACAACACGTTCTACTGTTGTAAATATGCCGGCAGCACAAGAAGAAATTGATGATGCAACTCGTGAAGGTGTTGAAATTCAAGGTCAATTACAACCTGTTGAAGTAATTACAGGAAAAGATGGTCGTGCAACTGCATTACGCATGATTCGTTTAGAAGAGGATGGTAGTACCCCAATTAAAGGTTCTGAGTTTGACATTGAGTGTGAACTAATTGTTTCTGCAATTGGTCAAGGTGTTGATTCTGAAGGTATAGATATTTCTTTCTTTAATAAGCATGGATTTATTGACGCAGATAAGAATTATCAAGTGCCTAATAAGCCAGGTTTCTTTGTTTGTGGTGATGTGATTCGTCCGCACTTATTGACAACTGCTATTGGTCAAGCATCAGTTGTTGCCGAAAGTATCGGTGATTATCTTTCAGGTTCCGAGCAGCATACTCGGCCTAAGGTCGACGTTAGTTATTTTGATTTAATGGAGAAATTAAAAGAATGGGACCTTGCTCCTAAATCTTATAAGTCAGGTTCTGACGTTGCAACTGCAACAGATAGCGCTAATTTTGCCGTGCATAATTATGAAGATCGGGCATTTGCTTCCATAATTCCACATACAGAATTATTCTTAGGTCATTTTGACCATGAACAACAGAATCAACGTAATCACAAATTAGTGGATGTTGATAATGTATTAGGTAATTTTAATGAGCGTTTAATTGGCTATACTGAAAAGGAAGCGCAAAAAGAAGCATCCCGTTGTATGTCTTGTGGATTATGTTTTGAATGTGATAACTGTGTGATGTATTGTCCTCAAGATGCGGTATTTAAAGTTAAGAAAGATAAAGCAACGTTAGGTAGGTATGTTGATACTGATTACAATAAGTGTATTGGTTGTCATATTTGTGCTGATGTTTGTCCGACTGGTTATATACAAATGGGTCTTGGTGAGTAA
- the nrfD gene encoding NrfD/PsrC family molybdoenzyme membrane anchor subunit: MSNIRFEQIEGKSLGFYTLITGLWILILAALGSVYYVEHYGHFVTGMNNRIVWGIPHVFALFLIIAASGALNVASISSVFNKKLYKSLSRLSGLVALSLLAGGLMVLVLDLGRIDRLIVAMTEYNFKSIFAWNIILYNGFFVVVAIYLWMMFERRMDKFSHKVGLVAFSWRLILTTGTGSIFGFLVARQAYDAVIMAPMFIIMSFSFGLASFILILMASYKWTNRPLGNIIVNRLRNLLGVFVAAVMYFVAVYHLGNLYLAENAGIENFILFDGGIYTKLFWYGQIILGGIVPMVLIYHPFTKGDRSMLGLSSVLIIIGGFVQLYVIIIGGQAYPMELFPGKEILEGYGDIAQYLVSLPEIFLGIGGIALAIIIVTFLVKFLAFLPESLEDDLTDSYHKG; this comes from the coding sequence ATGAGTAATATTCGTTTTGAGCAAATTGAAGGAAAAAGCCTAGGCTTTTATACTTTAATTACAGGACTTTGGATTTTAATTTTGGCTGCACTAGGCAGTGTATACTATGTAGAGCACTACGGTCATTTTGTGACTGGTATGAATAATCGTATTGTATGGGGTATACCACATGTTTTTGCTTTATTCTTGATAATAGCAGCAAGTGGTGCATTAAACGTGGCTTCAATTTCTTCTGTGTTTAATAAAAAGCTATATAAATCATTATCACGTTTATCTGGTTTAGTTGCGTTATCATTATTAGCCGGAGGGTTAATGGTATTAGTTCTTGATTTAGGTCGTATAGATCGTTTAATTGTTGCAATGACTGAATATAATTTTAAATCAATTTTTGCTTGGAATATTATTTTATATAATGGCTTCTTTGTAGTAGTTGCTATTTATTTATGGATGATGTTTGAGCGTCGTATGGATAAGTTTAGTCATAAAGTGGGTTTAGTTGCTTTTAGTTGGCGTTTAATTTTAACTACAGGAACAGGCTCTATTTTTGGATTTTTAGTTGCTAGACAAGCTTATGATGCTGTTATTATGGCTCCTATGTTTATCATTATGTCTTTTTCATTTGGGTTGGCATCTTTCATACTGATTTTAATGGCGAGCTATAAGTGGACTAACAGGCCTTTAGGAAATATTATAGTAAATCGTTTAAGAAATCTTTTAGGTGTATTTGTTGCAGCAGTTATGTATTTTGTAGCGGTATATCATTTGGGTAATTTGTACTTAGCAGAAAATGCTGGTATTGAGAACTTTATTCTTTTTGATGGTGGTATTTATACAAAATTATTTTGGTATGGTCAAATTATTTTGGGTGGTATTGTTCCCATGGTATTGATTTATCATCCTTTTACTAAAGGAGATCGTTCAATGTTAGGTTTGTCTTCTGTGTTAATTATTATTGGTGGGTTTGTCCAATTATACGTTATTATCATTGGGGGTCAGGCTTATCCAATGGAGTTATTTCCAGGCAAGGAGATTTTAGAGGGTTATGGTGATATTGCTCAATATTTAGTTTCATTACCAGAAATTTTTCTTGGTATTGGTGGTATTGCTTTAGCAATCATTATAGTTACATTTTTAGTTAAATTTTTAGCATTCTTACCGGAGAGTTTGGAAGATGATTTGACTGATTCATATCATAAAGGATAG
- a CDS encoding cobyrinate a,c-diamide synthase — protein MSLSFYLSAAHKSSGKTVISLGLCAAFKQQSLNVQTFKKGPDYIDPIWLSKASGNPCYNLDFYNMTDDEIIQLYQNQSSNSDIDIIEGNKGLFDGMSVTGGDANADLAKLLMTPVILVIDSTGITRGVAPLLSGYQVFDKEINIAGVILNKVASERHESKLIQAINYYTDIHVLGCIRRSKALIIDERHLGLMPANETSQSQIFIKKVANIITDQVDLNILLDFNCVKSNNKIINTYTNVNTIKEKIIIAIAKDAVFNFYYQDDLDKFESLGVSIKYFDTLKDNNLPICDGLFIGGGFPEMQLEALNANQSLLEDIKTKIEHNLPTYVECGGLMYLTNSITNNKETYSMIGIIDADSYMMSKPIGRGYVELEPTDEHCWSGVSKHIYAHEFHYSKLKNINSNTRYAFNVLRGVGVSNKFDGIMKYNLLASYTHLHNVASNEWVIQFVDFINKVKEQEL, from the coding sequence ATGTCTTTATCGTTTTATTTATCTGCTGCTCATAAATCATCAGGAAAAACTGTTATTAGTTTAGGATTATGTGCTGCATTTAAACAACAATCTTTAAATGTCCAGACTTTTAAAAAAGGGCCTGATTATATTGACCCTATTTGGCTTTCTAAAGCCAGTGGAAACCCTTGTTATAATTTAGATTTTTATAACATGACTGATGATGAAATAATCCAGTTGTATCAAAACCAAAGTTCAAATAGTGATATTGATATTATTGAAGGAAATAAAGGTTTGTTTGATGGTATGAGTGTTACTGGTGGTGATGCTAACGCCGATCTTGCTAAATTATTAATGACTCCTGTGATATTAGTGATTGACAGTACAGGTATTACCCGTGGTGTTGCACCACTGCTTAGTGGTTATCAAGTATTTGATAAAGAGATAAATATTGCTGGTGTTATCTTAAATAAAGTAGCTAGTGAGCGTCATGAATCAAAATTGATACAGGCTATTAATTATTACACTGATATTCATGTGTTAGGCTGTATACGTCGTTCTAAAGCATTAATAATTGATGAGCGTCATTTAGGATTAATGCCTGCTAACGAAACATCACAATCGCAAATTTTTATCAAAAAAGTTGCTAATATTATTACTGATCAAGTTGATCTTAATATATTATTGGACTTTAATTGCGTTAAGTCCAATAATAAAATTATTAACACATATACAAATGTCAATACAATTAAGGAAAAAATCATTATTGCTATTGCTAAAGATGCTGTGTTTAATTTTTATTATCAGGATGATTTGGATAAATTTGAGTCATTAGGCGTTAGTATAAAATACTTTGATACACTTAAAGATAATAATTTGCCAATATGTGATGGGTTGTTTATCGGTGGTGGTTTTCCAGAAATGCAACTTGAGGCGTTAAATGCTAATCAATCCTTATTAGAAGATATTAAAACTAAAATAGAACACAATTTACCAACGTATGTAGAGTGTGGTGGTTTAATGTATTTAACCAATAGCATTACTAATAATAAAGAAACTTATTCAATGATTGGTATAATTGATGCAGATAGTTATATGATGTCTAAGCCTATTGGTAGAGGTTATGTTGAGTTAGAACCAACCGATGAGCATTGTTGGTCTGGAGTATCTAAGCATATTTATGCACATGAATTTCACTACTCAAAGCTTAAAAATATTAATTCCAATACACGCTATGCTTTTAATGTTTTGCGTGGTGTAGGTGTGAGTAATAAGTTTGATGGTATTATGAAGTATAATCTTTTGGCTTCATACACACATTTGCATAATGTAGCGAGTAATGAATGGGTTATACAATTTGTGGATTTTATAAATAAGGTTAAAGAACAGGAGCTATGA
- a CDS encoding calcium/sodium antiporter → MPDILLPIIALLSGFTLLIWSADKFTENGVKIANIFKISPFIIGIIILGFGTSIPEILISALAAIKGNTGLSIGNAVGSNIFNISLILGISAIISPINIQWDILKKEWLFLMITTLCAGFLLYDYRLDFKDGLILSSLLVLFFAYIFKQAKNKTHHNFDEFKHNINKNQIKKTQIILIISLTILVSSAELIAWGGVEVAKIFGISDLIIGLSIIALGTSLPELAVSISSVLKKQYTMVVGNIIGSNIFNTIAVLAIPGLIHPSDVPIEVINRDYPLMLLLTILLFVISYKFSKKHIINRFGGFFLVGIFSLYMYQLL, encoded by the coding sequence ATGCCAGATATTCTACTACCAATTATTGCCTTGTTATCAGGATTTACACTTTTAATTTGGAGTGCGGATAAATTTACTGAAAATGGGGTAAAAATTGCTAATATTTTTAAAATATCACCCTTTATTATTGGGATAATCATATTAGGATTTGGCACTAGTATACCTGAAATATTAATATCAGCACTTGCCGCTATAAAAGGTAATACAGGACTTAGTATTGGCAATGCAGTTGGTTCTAATATTTTTAATATTTCCCTAATATTAGGTATTAGCGCAATTATTTCCCCAATTAACATACAATGGGATATCTTAAAAAAAGAATGGTTATTTTTAATGATTACTACACTTTGTGCAGGATTTTTGTTATATGATTATCGCCTTGATTTTAAAGATGGTTTGATTTTATCATCTTTATTAGTTTTATTTTTTGCTTATATCTTTAAACAAGCAAAAAATAAAACACATCATAATTTTGATGAATTTAAACATAATATCAATAAGAATCAAATTAAAAAAACTCAGATAATTCTAATTATAAGCTTAACGATTTTGGTCTCTAGCGCAGAACTTATAGCCTGGGGTGGTGTAGAAGTAGCTAAAATATTTGGTATTTCAGATCTTATTATTGGGCTTAGCATTATAGCTCTAGGAACTAGCTTACCAGAACTAGCGGTATCAATCTCAAGCGTTTTGAAAAAACAATATACAATGGTGGTTGGCAATATAATCGGCTCTAACATATTTAACACTATTGCTGTATTAGCTATACCAGGATTAATCCATCCATCAGATGTACCAATTGAAGTTATAAATAGAGACTATCCACTCATGTTATTATTGACTATTTTATTGTTTGTTATTTCTTACAAGTTTAGCAAAAAACATATTATTAATCGTTTTGGAGGGTTTTTTCTTGTTGGTATATTTAGTCTTTATATGTATCAATTATTATGA
- the tsaE gene encoding tRNA (adenosine(37)-N6)-threonylcarbamoyltransferase complex ATPase subunit type 1 TsaE, whose translation MKLTLNNESDTYHIAHQLAQCTQLVDSCIVIYLEGDLGVGKTTFARGFIQFYGFDQVKSPTYSLVESYINDKINIHHFDCYRLGDAQELEYIGIREYLAPGHIQLIEWAELGKGIIAPTDMIIKITDDLDKHELQITTHTQVGNQLLACIN comes from the coding sequence ATGAAATTAACTCTTAACAATGAGTCTGATACTTATCATATTGCACATCAATTAGCTCAGTGTACTCAGTTAGTTGATAGTTGCATTGTTATTTATTTAGAAGGTGATTTAGGAGTTGGAAAGACTACATTTGCTAGAGGTTTTATCCAGTTCTATGGATTTGATCAAGTTAAAAGCCCTACCTATTCTCTTGTAGAAAGCTATATCAATGATAAAATCAATATTCACCACTTTGATTGTTATCGATTAGGCGATGCACAAGAGTTAGAATATATTGGTATTCGAGAATATTTAGCACCTGGGCATATTCAGTTGATTGAATGGGCAGAATTAGGCAAAGGTATAATTGCGCCAACAGATATGATAATTAAAATAACTGATGATTTAGATAAGCATGAACTACAAATAACAACTCATACACAAGTTGGTAATCAACTACTTGCATGCATCAACTGA